The region ACATCGGGGTCTTTGCCGACATGGTTGGGGTTCGCGTGGTGCCGGTTGTGCTTGTCCGCCCACCAGCCCGCGCCCATGCCCAGCAGCAGATTGCCGTGGAAGAGGGCGATGACCCGGTTCGTCCTGCGGCCCGCCGCTATCTGCTGGTGCCCGGCGTCGTGCCCGACGAAGCCGCTGCGCGCCGACAGGACCGCGGCGGGCACCGTCAGGGCCAGCACCCACCACGACCCGGTGCCGCCGACCAGCACCACGGCCGCCCACACCGCGGCGAGTGCCAGCAGATTCACCGCGATCGACATCACGTAGTGCCCCCGGCGCCGCCGCAGCAGCCCGGCTTCCCGCACCGCGCACAGCAGCGGGGTGAATTCGCTTGTCCCGCTCGACCCGCTGTCCGGGGCCTTCTCGGGAGGGTCGACGGTACTCAGGACGGTCGCCATGGGCGCTCCTCGGTGACGGGCGGTGTCCGGCAATGACGGCCCGGCCGGGCCGTACTGCGACGCTACGAACCACCGCCCGCCGCGGACCATGGCGCCATCACCCGGTTTCCCGGGGTGCCAGACCCCCGGAAAACCGGGGGATATCCCCACCTGACCGCTGCCAGGATGGACCGCATGACCACGGACGATCTCTGCACGGCCGACTGGACGACCGCGCCCCTGCCAGTGTCGCACCCCGACGCGGTAACGCTGATACGCCGGTATTACACGGAGCTGATCATTCGTTACTACGGGCGGCCGACCGATGACGCCGAAGTCTCCGCGGTGATCGCGCAGGAGCCGAGCGACGACCTGGCGCTGCCCACCGGCATCTTCGCCGTCGCCAGGATCGGCGGCGCCGCGGTGGGCTGCCTGGGAGTGCGGGCGCTGGACGCCGGCACGGTGGAGCTGACCCGGATGTTCGTCGTCCCCGAGGCCCGCGGGCGCGGCGTGGCCGGCAGCCTGATCGAGCTGGCGGAGGGCCTCGCCCGCGGCACCTTCGGCGCCCGGGCGGTCCGCCTCGACACACGCGCGGACCTGGTCGAGGCCCGCGCGCTCTACGCCCGGCACGGCTACCGCGAGATCGAGCGGTACAACGACAGCCCGTACGCCGACCACTGGTTCGAGAAGACGCTCGCCTGACCGGCCGCACACGGGCGGCGGCGCCCCCGGCGGCCCGTCGAGCCGGTACGGCCACCGGCGGCGTCTACGATGCTGACAACCGCCAAGCGTCACGCGTCTTGGCCCGGGCCTGAGGAGCGGCATCATCAGCGGCAACGTTTCGGTCGAACGCAGGATCGCCGAGGAGTTGGGCGTACGCGAAGGTCAGGTGCGGGCGGCCGTCGATCTGCTCGACGGCGGGGCCACCGTGCCGTTCATCGCGCGCTACCGCAAGGAGGCCACCGGCACCCTCGACGACGAGCAGCTGCGCAATCTGGAGGAGCGGCTGCGCTATCTGCGGGAGCTGGACGAGCGGCGGGCGGCCGTCCTGGAGTCCATCGAGGCGCAGGGCAAGCTCGACGACGCGCTCAAGGCGCAGATCATGGCGGCGGACTCCAAGGCGCGCCTGGAGGACATCTACCTGCCGTACAAGCCCAAGCGGCGCACCAAGGCGCAGATCGCCCGGGAGGCCGGCCTCGAACCGCTCGCCGACGGCCTGCTCGCCGACCCGGCGCTGGACCCGCAGACCGCCGCGGCGCCGTATGTGTCCGCCGACAACGGGGTGGAGGACGCGGCAGCAGCCCTCGACGGCGCGCGGGCCATCCTCACCGAGCGCTTCTCGGAGGACGCCGACCTGGTCGGCGAGCTGCGCACCCGGATGTGGAGCCGCGGCCGGCTGATGGCGAAGGTGCGCGAGGGCAAGGAGGAGGCCGGCGCGAAATTCGCCGACTACTTCGACTTCGCCGAACCCTTCACCAAGCTGCCCTCGCACCGGGTGCTGGCGATGCTGCGCGGCGAGAAGGAGGAAATCCTCGACCTGACGCTGGAGCCCGAGGAGCCCGCCGAGGGCCCGACGAGCTTCGAGCGCCGCATCGCCCAGCAGTTCGGCATCACCGACCGCGGCCGCCCGGCCGACAAATGGCTCGGCGACACGGTCCGCTGGGCCTGGCGCACCCGTTTCCTGGTCCGGCTCAGCCTTGATCTCCGGGTCCGGCTGCGCCAGGAGGCGGAGGACGAGGCGGTACGGGTCTTCGCCGCGAATCTGCGCGACCTGCTGCTGGCCGCGCCTGCCGGCACCCGGTCCACCATGGGCCTCGACCCGGGCCTGCGCACCGGCGTCAAGGTCGCCGTGGTCGACGCCACCGGCAAGGTGGTCGCCACCGACACGATCTACCCGCATGTGCCGCGCAACCGCTGGGACGAGTCCCTGGCGACACTGGCCCGCCTCGCCGCGGCCCACCGGGTGGACCTGATCGCGATCGGCAACGGCACCGCGTCACGGGAGACCGACAAGCTCGCCGCCGAACTGATCACGGCGCACCCCGAGCTGAACCTGACCAAGGCCGTGGTGTCGGAGGCCGGCGCCTCGGTCTACTCCGCCTCCGCCTATGCCTCCGCCGAGCTTCCCGAGCTGGACGTGTCGCTGCGCGGCGCGGTGTCCATCGCCCGCCGGCTCCAGGACCCGCTGGCGGAACTGGTCAAGATCGACCCGCGGTCCATCGGGGTCGGCCAGTACCAGCACGACCTGTCCGAGGTGAAGCTGTCCCGCTCCCTCGACGCGGTCGTCGAGGACTGCGTCAACGGCGTCGGGGTCGACGTCAACACCGCGTCGGTGCCGCTGCTGCGCCGGGTCTCGGGCATCACCGAGGGCCTGGCCGCCAACATCGTCACCCATCGCGACGCCAACGGCCCCTTCCGTACCCGCAAGGACCTCAAGGGCGTCGCCAGGCTCGGCCCCAAGGCGTACGAGCAGTGCGCGGGCTTCCTGCGCATCCTCGGCGGCGACGACCCGCTGGACGCCTCCGCGGTGCACCCCGAGGCGTACCCGGTGGTCCGCAGGATCGGTACGACCGCGGGCACCGGCATCGCCGAGCTGATCGGCAACGGCACGGTCCTGCGCACATTGCGCCCGCAGGACTTCGTGGACGACTCCTTCGGCCTGCCGACCGTCACCGACATCCTCGCCGAGCTGGAGAAGCCCGGCCGCGACCCGCGGCCCGCGTTCAAGACCGCGACCTTCAAGGAGGGCGTGGAGGAGATGAAGGACCTCCGGCCCGGGATGCTGCTGGAGGGCGTGGTCACCAATGTGGCGGCCTTCGGCGCGTTCGTGGACGTCGGCGTCCACCAGGACGGCCTGGTCCATGTGTCGGCGCTGTCCCGCAGCTATGTGTCGGATCCGCGGGAGGTGGTCAAGCCGGGCGACATCGTGCGGGTCAAGGTGCTCGACGTCGACCTGCCGCGCAAGCGGATCTCGCTGACGCTGCGGCTGGACGACGAGGCCAAGGCGTCCGGTCCGGCCGGCGGTGGCGGCAATGGCGGCGGCGGCAATGGCAGCGGTGGCGGCGGCGGTGAGCGCCGCGGCAAGGCGCCGCGGCAGGGCGGCAGGCAGGGCCAGGGCGACCGGCGCGGCGGCGGCTCCGCACCCCAGGCGGCGGGCGGCGCGATGGCCGACGCCCTGCGCCGGGCGGGCCTGACCGGCGGCAGGTGAGCCGGGGGAACCACGACGGTCTGCGGTGCGTTCTGATGGGTAGGCGGTAAGGGAAGAGGGCGCGGCGTCCGGCCGCCGGATGCCGCGGACGGAGGCGGGAAAATGTCGAATCGTACGAAGGTCGCCATCGGCGGCGTCATCCTCGGGCTGATCCTGCTGCACTGGATTCCGCTGTGGCTGTTCTTCCTGATCATCATCGGTATCCCGGTCGCGGGATATCTGGCCCTCGACTCCTCGCAGCGGCGCAGGCTGCGCCGGGTGAGCCGACGGCAGATCGGTCGTTGACCTGGTTCTTTCCCCGGTAGGGTGAATCATCGGGTCAGGGCATCCGATCGAGGGGAAGACCATCCGATGAGTCATGCCACCGTCATCGCGGTCAGCACCGACACGGACCATCGATTCAGCAAGCCCAACCGATCCAGCATCCGGCTGCTCGCCGGTCTGGGCGTGGAGGGTGACGCGCACCTCGGCGTCACCGTCCAGCACCTGTCCCGTATCGCCCAGGACCCGGCGCAGCCCAACCTCCGGCAGGTCCATCTGATCCACGCCGAGCTGTTCGACGAGCTGCGCGCCGCGGGCTACGCGGTGACCCCCGGCGACCTGGGCGAGAACGTCACGACCCGGGGCATCGACCTGCTCGGCCTGCCGGCCGGCACCCGGCTGCGCCTCGGGCCCGAGGCCGTCGTGGAGATCACCGGGCTGCGCAATCCCTGCCGCCAGATCGACCGCTTCCGGGCCGGCCTGCTCAAGCAGGTCATCGGCCGGGACGAGTCGGGCGCGGTGGTCCGCAAGGCCGGCGTCATGGGCATCGTGCTGGCCCCCGGCACGCTGCGCCCCGGCGACCCGATCGCCGTCGAGCTGCCGGCGCCCCCGCACCGCCCGCTGGAAAAAGTCTGAATCTGCCCGACGCCGGCCGAGACCGTCTGACCGGTCCGGACGGACCACCGGCCCGGGCGGGCACGCCCGCCCGGGCCTCCGTGTGACCGGAGGCCCGGGCAGGCGCGGATCCGGGCTACTTGAGGTAGGGGCCGTCCGTGCCGATCTTCCCCGGCGCGGCGTTCCTGCCGCCGAGGTCGAGCACATAGACCCGCATGTCGCCCTTGCCGGGCGCGGCAAGGGACAGCGTGCCGTCGGTGACGGTCCGCACGTCACCGCTGACGGCGTCCACATAGCGGCCGTTCGGAATGCCGGTGAAGGACGCGGCGTCCGTCACCGTCACCAGGGCGAAGCTGTCCACCCCCGACGCGGTGTCGGTGTAGCGGCGTTTGAAGGACATCCCGCCGCCGCTGACGCCGTCGGTGCTGTACTGGCCCATCTGCAGCGCGGGGATCGCCCGCCGGATCTGGTTCAGCCGCTGCAGATGTTTGACCAGCGGCTGCGCAAGAGTGGTGGCCACCGGCCCCGACGCACTGGCGACGGTTCCGAAGTCCGACGCCGTGACCGTGCCCTCCACATGGTCGCCGTAATAGGCGCGGCCGGTGGTCGCCAGCGGGCAGCTCGGCCCGCAGTCGATGGTCTTGCCGGCCTGGAACTGGATCTCGGAGCCGTAGTAGAGCGTCGGAATGCCGCGGAAGGTCCACATCAGCGCCATGTTCTCGGCCCAGGCGTCCTGCCCGCCGTTGTAGCGCACCGACGACTTGTTGGGGCCGTAGTCGTGGCTGTCGACGTAGACGACGTTGTAGGTGGCGTCGTTCGTCGAGTCGTCGGAGTCCTTGCCGTTGTTGAAGGCGTTGTGCGCGTCACCGAAATTCATGTGCATGCGCATGTCGATGATGTTCATCCCGGAGAATTTGCTGTGGTCCGGGGTGTGATAGGCGTTGCCCTCGAGGAAGGCGTTGGCGGACGTCGGCTGGTTGCCGGTGCCCAGCTGCTCCTCGTAGTTGTACTGCTCGATGGCCGCGGTCGTGTCGTCCGGGCTGTATTCCTTGCGCTCCTTCCAGGTGTAGAACTGCGCCGAGTGGTTGACCGACCCGCGGTTCCACTTGTCGTTGACGAAGGCGCCGACCTCGCCGAAGACAAAGAAATTCTGCGCCTTGTCCTGGCCCCAGTCCTGGAGCACCCGCTGCTGGAGCGCGGGCAGGAAGCGGCGGTTCCAGGTGACCCGCGGGATGTGCACCGCGGTGTCGACGCGGAAACCGTCGACGCCCATGTCGATGTATTTGTTGTAGGCGCCGATCAGATAGTTCTGCACCTCGGGATTCTCGGTGTTGAAGTCGGCGAGGTCGTCGGCGAGCCAGCACGACCGCGAGTCCTCGCCCTCCCAGT is a window of Streptomyces sp. NBC_01477 DNA encoding:
- a CDS encoding Tex family protein — protein: MSGNVSVERRIAEELGVREGQVRAAVDLLDGGATVPFIARYRKEATGTLDDEQLRNLEERLRYLRELDERRAAVLESIEAQGKLDDALKAQIMAADSKARLEDIYLPYKPKRRTKAQIAREAGLEPLADGLLADPALDPQTAAAPYVSADNGVEDAAAALDGARAILTERFSEDADLVGELRTRMWSRGRLMAKVREGKEEAGAKFADYFDFAEPFTKLPSHRVLAMLRGEKEEILDLTLEPEEPAEGPTSFERRIAQQFGITDRGRPADKWLGDTVRWAWRTRFLVRLSLDLRVRLRQEAEDEAVRVFAANLRDLLLAAPAGTRSTMGLDPGLRTGVKVAVVDATGKVVATDTIYPHVPRNRWDESLATLARLAAAHRVDLIAIGNGTASRETDKLAAELITAHPELNLTKAVVSEAGASVYSASAYASAELPELDVSLRGAVSIARRLQDPLAELVKIDPRSIGVGQYQHDLSEVKLSRSLDAVVEDCVNGVGVDVNTASVPLLRRVSGITEGLAANIVTHRDANGPFRTRKDLKGVARLGPKAYEQCAGFLRILGGDDPLDASAVHPEAYPVVRRIGTTAGTGIAELIGNGTVLRTLRPQDFVDDSFGLPTVTDILAELEKPGRDPRPAFKTATFKEGVEEMKDLRPGMLLEGVVTNVAAFGAFVDVGVHQDGLVHVSALSRSYVSDPREVVKPGDIVRVKVLDVDLPRKRISLTLRLDDEAKASGPAGGGGNGGGGNGSGGGGGERRGKAPRQGGRQGQGDRRGGGSAPQAAGGAMADALRRAGLTGGR
- a CDS encoding MOSC domain-containing protein encodes the protein MSHATVIAVSTDTDHRFSKPNRSSIRLLAGLGVEGDAHLGVTVQHLSRIAQDPAQPNLRQVHLIHAELFDELRAAGYAVTPGDLGENVTTRGIDLLGLPAGTRLRLGPEAVVEITGLRNPCRQIDRFRAGLLKQVIGRDESGAVVRKAGVMGIVLAPGTLRPGDPIAVELPAPPHRPLEKV
- a CDS encoding GNAT family N-acetyltransferase translates to MTTDDLCTADWTTAPLPVSHPDAVTLIRRYYTELIIRYYGRPTDDAEVSAVIAQEPSDDLALPTGIFAVARIGGAAVGCLGVRALDAGTVELTRMFVVPEARGRGVAGSLIELAEGLARGTFGARAVRLDTRADLVEARALYARHGYREIERYNDSPYADHWFEKTLA